Proteins from a single region of Parasedimentitalea psychrophila:
- a CDS encoding IS3 family transposase (programmed frameshift) — protein MAPRPSEEFKRDAVRIALTSGLTRRQASSDLGVGMSTLCKWIRTYRDADVVSKEDQELANENERLRRENRLLREERELLKKGNNLLCGPKQMRFSFVEKHRNSIPTERLCRIVDVTPRGYRAWRKRPACQRQRGDMVLLAHIREQHRLSLQSYGRPRMVEELKELGLDIGHRRVGRLMRQNGISVVRTRKYKATTDSNHKFNITPNLLNRNFSADRPNQKWVVDISYIWTREGWLYLAVVLDLYSRRVVGWAVSNRMKRDLAIRALNMAITLRRPPKGCIHHSDRGSQYCSQDYQKILRRYGFKVSMSGKGNCYDNAAMETFFKTIKAELIWRHSWQTRRAAEIAIFEYINGFYNPRRRHSALGWKSPLAFEKIAA, from the exons ATGGCACCACGACCATCCGAAGAATTCAAACGCGACGCAGTGCGGATCGCACTGACCAGCGGGCTGACCCGCCGACAGGCGTCCTCCGATCTTGGGGTTGGTATGTCCACCCTGTGCAAGTGGATCAGAACCTATCGTGACGCGGACGTTGTTTCGAAAGAGGATCAGGAACTGGCCAATGAGAACGAGCGCCTTCGCCGGGAAAACCGCCTTCTACGTGAGGAGAGGGAGCTGCTAAAAAAAG GCAACAATCTTCTTTGCGGACCAAAGCAAATGAGGTTTTCATTTGTTGAAAAGCACCGCAATAGCATTCCCACAGAGCGACTTTGCCGGATTGTGGATGTCACCCCACGTGGCTACCGAGCCTGGCGCAAACGCCCTGCCTGCCAGCGTCAACGTGGGGATATGGTTCTGTTGGCCCACATCCGGGAGCAGCACCGCCTGAGTTTGCAGAGCTACGGCCGACCGAGAATGGTCGAAGAACTGAAAGAGCTTGGTCTGGATATTGGTCACCGCCGTGTCGGCCGATTGATGCGCCAGAACGGCATATCTGTTGTCAGAACCCGTAAGTACAAGGCCACAACGGACAGCAATCACAAGTTCAACATCACGCCAAACCTGCTGAACCGGAACTTCTCAGCAGATCGACCCAATCAAAAATGGGTTGTTGATATCAGCTACATCTGGACCCGCGAGGGCTGGCTCTATCTGGCCGTGGTTCTGGACCTGTACTCCAGGCGCGTGGTCGGTTGGGCTGTCAGCAACCGGATGAAGCGCGATCTGGCCATACGGGCGCTGAACATGGCCATAACCCTGCGCAGGCCGCCCAAAGGATGCATCCATCATTCTGATAGGGGCAGCCAATATTGCTCGCAGGATTACCAGAAAATCCTGCGCCGGTATGGCTTCAAGGTATCCATGAGCGGCAAGGGTAATTGCTATGATAACGCCGCAATGGAAACCTTCTTCAAAACCATCAAAGCGGAATTGATCTGGCGGCACTCTTGGCAAACCCGCAGGGCTGCTGAGATCGCCATCTTCGAGTACATTAATGGGTTCTATAATCCCCGCCGGAGACACTCGGCATTAGGCTGGAAAAGTCCCTTGGCTTTTGAAAAGATCGCCGCCTAA
- a CDS encoding tetratricopeptide repeat protein, translating into MPMNNEGRWMLAEQNGCRLKIQQSTKLGFLLIAVLWGISPALGMASETRATILGQCDTLAANPLNPDNPAGVSGVKFSEINARQAIPACKRAALKYPNEPRMHFQLGRALDAVGQKQMALREYFKAANMGYRAALFNLGTIYRDRKNSPDRSKDAASLFRAAAIQGYAPAQFNLGLMYEKGRGLPQSDTEAVYWYQLSANLEYRNGEFNLGWMYEKGRGVPQNYQRAAEMYSNASHRGHASAMYRLGTLYEDGLGVSQDSNEALTLYLKALNKGEVRALTAAGRMYRDGRGVNKDVMEAAILFRTAAARGDRQAKDLMGKLFSNKDIARELQRQLKSQGFYSGPIDGAFGRGSQAALGESCQCG; encoded by the coding sequence ATGCCAATGAATAACGAAGGCCGCTGGATGTTGGCTGAACAAAATGGGTGTCGTTTGAAAATCCAGCAGTCTACCAAACTTGGTTTTTTGCTGATCGCCGTTTTGTGGGGGATATCTCCGGCCCTTGGTATGGCGAGTGAAACCCGTGCAACTATTCTAGGCCAATGTGACACGCTCGCCGCCAACCCGCTTAACCCCGATAACCCGGCTGGAGTTTCAGGTGTCAAATTTTCGGAAATTAATGCACGCCAGGCCATCCCAGCATGCAAGAGAGCCGCGCTGAAATACCCGAACGAACCGCGGATGCACTTCCAATTGGGTCGCGCACTGGATGCCGTTGGGCAAAAGCAAATGGCGCTGCGAGAGTACTTCAAGGCAGCGAACATGGGCTATCGCGCTGCCTTGTTCAATCTTGGCACCATTTACCGCGATAGAAAGAACTCTCCTGACCGGAGCAAGGACGCTGCCAGCCTGTTTCGGGCTGCTGCTATCCAGGGTTATGCCCCTGCACAGTTCAATTTGGGCCTGATGTACGAAAAGGGTCGCGGCTTGCCACAAAGTGATACTGAGGCTGTGTACTGGTATCAGCTTTCGGCAAATCTGGAATATCGAAACGGCGAATTCAACCTTGGCTGGATGTATGAAAAAGGTCGGGGTGTTCCGCAAAATTACCAGCGGGCGGCCGAGATGTATTCAAATGCCTCGCACAGAGGGCATGCCTCTGCGATGTATCGGTTGGGGACATTGTACGAAGATGGATTGGGAGTCTCCCAGGACAGTAACGAAGCCCTCACCCTGTATCTCAAGGCCTTAAACAAGGGCGAGGTTCGGGCATTGACAGCTGCCGGTCGAATGTATCGCGATGGTCGTGGCGTCAATAAGGATGTGATGGAAGCAGCAATCCTGTTTCGAACTGCGGCGGCGCGGGGAGACAGGCAGGCTAAGGACCTCATGGGCAAACTATTTTCGAACAAGGATATCGCGCGAGAGCTACAACGGCAGTTGAAAAGTCAGGGTTTCTATAGTGGTCCCATTGATGGGGCCTTTGGGCGGGGCAGCCAAGCAGCTTTGGGAGAATCCTGCCAATGTGGTTGA
- a CDS encoding YfaP family protein: MAVRKLIAATFALACPLGAAAFEGEQRDLRLIAESTHGASIAVDYDVKWKLSSLMGEPTRNLKIRWRLPRTAAIRLPNDPDYEGAPSNFLVRNLPPDVQDTIRLYDVNVPIGFSGHEAGYDCSSLYAINVIAEGYVTFDAGAPAKPGDKWSYNVTGSPNWAQFMTDFQGKSLSEGTAKSVMSTPNLCGDVQDTQVTGKIALGEALRWIRKSFDKRSIAEMIAGAQRQLEVLSETLELPIQDAYSEFGRLAFSLNTARSAAEIADIRQQVEAASKKLRDGIPVRYVPADKAQDYQAERDDVSSQTDQLVEQAAPDESEYDVALQSLEDWLEMKNRELRNTARHPIGCIEFGAEICAPMLRFSPEHDAQVHSPVVQITGQIDRNFLDYNNHIILTIQDQEQLVSVLSDGTFQSKIVLGRGQNKVSAKLLLLNMEDRELFLTSRNISYEGAATKLRVTLVWDTAGSDLDLYVENSTEGTVSYNDKRSGNLVLDVDDTDGHGPENVSAVSLAAASSTKIRVQNYGHGVGTSATVYVYVNEQLFRTYSHTFSRSKEFWHVVELPAE, translated from the coding sequence ATGGCTGTTCGGAAACTGATTGCCGCGACATTTGCCTTGGCTTGCCCGCTAGGTGCCGCCGCCTTTGAGGGCGAACAGCGGGATTTGAGACTGATCGCAGAAAGCACACACGGTGCGTCAATCGCGGTGGATTATGATGTCAAATGGAAGCTCAGCTCGTTGATGGGCGAGCCAACCCGAAACCTGAAAATTCGCTGGCGGTTGCCCAGAACCGCAGCGATACGTCTGCCTAACGACCCCGACTATGAGGGGGCCCCATCGAACTTTCTGGTCAGAAACCTACCACCGGACGTTCAGGACACCATCCGGCTGTATGATGTTAATGTTCCCATTGGATTTTCTGGGCATGAAGCAGGGTATGACTGCTCATCTCTCTACGCTATCAATGTGATCGCGGAAGGCTACGTAACATTTGACGCAGGTGCGCCAGCCAAACCGGGAGACAAGTGGAGCTACAACGTTACCGGTTCCCCAAATTGGGCTCAGTTCATGACTGACTTTCAGGGCAAGTCGCTGAGTGAAGGTACCGCCAAGTCCGTGATGTCCACGCCAAACCTTTGTGGTGATGTACAGGACACGCAGGTGACAGGTAAAATCGCCTTGGGCGAAGCGTTGCGCTGGATACGCAAGAGTTTCGACAAAAGATCCATTGCAGAGATGATCGCAGGGGCACAGCGCCAGTTGGAAGTTCTCAGCGAAACACTTGAGTTGCCAATTCAAGATGCGTATTCTGAATTTGGACGTCTGGCATTTTCGCTGAATACCGCCAGATCCGCAGCCGAGATTGCTGACATACGGCAACAGGTCGAAGCCGCCTCGAAAAAGCTTAGGGACGGAATTCCCGTCCGATATGTGCCTGCTGACAAAGCGCAGGACTATCAAGCAGAACGCGATGACGTGTCTTCGCAAACTGACCAATTAGTAGAGCAAGCAGCACCTGACGAAAGTGAATATGATGTTGCATTGCAGTCCCTTGAGGACTGGTTGGAAATGAAAAACAGAGAACTTAGAAATACGGCTAGGCACCCGATTGGATGCATTGAATTTGGCGCTGAAATATGTGCTCCAATGCTACGTTTCTCACCTGAACATGACGCACAGGTTCATTCACCCGTTGTTCAAATCACAGGTCAAATTGATCGAAATTTCTTGGATTACAACAACCACATTATTCTAACAATTCAAGACCAAGAGCAACTGGTGTCAGTTCTGTCAGACGGTACATTCCAATCGAAAATTGTGCTTGGCCGAGGCCAAAATAAAGTAAGTGCAAAATTACTTTTGCTGAATATGGAAGATCGGGAGCTGTTTTTAACTAGCCGCAATATTTCCTATGAAGGAGCGGCCACGAAACTGCGAGTGACACTGGTCTGGGATACCGCCGGAAGTGATTTGGATTTGTATGTCGAAAACTCAACTGAAGGTACTGTTAGCTATAATGACAAGCGGTCCGGAAACTTAGTCTTGGACGTAGATGACACCGATGGGCACGGACCTGAAAATGTTTCTGCAGTGTCTTTGGCTGCAGCAAGTTCAACGAAAATACGCGTTCAAAACTATGGTCACGGCGTTGGAACTAGTGCCACAGTCTATGTTTACGTAAACGAACAATTATTCAGGACGTATAGCCACACATTTAGTCGCTCAAAAGAGTTTTGGCACGTCGTAGAACTTCCGGCCGAGTAA